Proteins from one Calditrichota bacterium genomic window:
- a CDS encoding response regulator — MKKILVVDDEHDIRVMLDEFLTLKNFKVKTAQDGLDALNVIDDFKPDLAIVDIKMPNMDGVDFSKTILKKNSSFSIIVITGYAAQYNIDEILEIGVKKILSKPLNFSTLYDTIQKYIH, encoded by the coding sequence ATGAAAAAAATATTAGTTGTAGATGATGAACATGATATCCGTGTAATGCTGGATGAATTTTTAACATTGAAAAATTTTAAAGTAAAAACGGCACAGGATGGATTAGACGCTTTAAATGTTATCGATGATTTTAAACCAGATTTAGCTATTGTTGATATCAAAATGCCTAACATGGATGGTGTAGATTTTTCTAAGACAATTTTAAAAAAGAATTCTTCCTTTTCGATCATTGTAATTACCGGCTATGCAGCTCAATACAATATCGATGAGATTTTGGAAATTGGAGTAAAAAAAATTCTATCCAAACCATTAAATTTCAGTACGCTGTATGATACAATTCAAAAATATATTCATTAA